The following coding sequences lie in one Mycobacterium sp. Z3061 genomic window:
- a CDS encoding PaaI family thioesterase — MTHYTSLGQQGDPRDEDPEYEHHGGFPEYGPASPGPGFGKFVATMRRLQDLAVSADPGDDVWDEAAERAEALMDLLEPFEADAGQSPAGRTPGLPGMGSLLLPPWKLTRYAPDGVEMTGHFTRFHVGGNWAVHGGVLPLLFDHTFGMVSHAAGRPISRTAFLHVDYRKITPINAPLTIRGRVTRIEGRKAFVSAELVDAEEALLAEGNGLMVRLLPGQP, encoded by the coding sequence GTGACGCATTACACGTCACTCGGGCAGCAGGGTGATCCCCGGGACGAAGATCCCGAGTACGAACACCACGGCGGCTTTCCCGAGTACGGCCCGGCCAGCCCGGGGCCCGGGTTCGGGAAGTTCGTGGCGACCATGCGCCGGCTGCAGGACCTCGCGGTGTCCGCCGACCCGGGTGACGACGTGTGGGACGAGGCGGCCGAGCGCGCCGAAGCACTCATGGATCTACTGGAGCCGTTCGAGGCGGACGCGGGCCAGTCGCCGGCCGGCCGCACCCCCGGCCTGCCCGGCATGGGCAGCCTGCTGCTGCCGCCCTGGAAGCTGACCCGCTACGCGCCCGACGGCGTCGAGATGACGGGGCATTTCACCCGGTTTCACGTCGGGGGCAACTGGGCGGTGCACGGCGGAGTGTTGCCGCTGCTGTTCGACCACACTTTCGGCATGGTCAGCCACGCCGCCGGACGCCCGATCAGCCGAACGGCCTTCCTGCATGTCGACTACCGCAAGATCACACCGATCAACGCGCCGCTGACCATCCGCGGGCGGGTGACCCGGATCGAGGGCCGCAAAGCGTTCGTGTCGGCCGAGCTGGTCGACGCCGAGGAGGCGCTACTGGCCGAGGGTAACGGCCTGATGGTTCGCCTGCTGCCCGGCCAGCCCTGA
- a CDS encoding PPE family protein, whose translation MEFGALPPEINSARIYSGPGSAPLMQAAAAWERLAEELNATAESYAAVLSGLTSQEWLGPSSLTMAAAATPYVAWMRGTAAQAEQAATQALAAANAYEAAYAATVPPAAIAANRHVTLSLVRTNIFGQNTPAIATTEADYGEMWAQDIVAMDGYAGSSEAASQLPPFTLPPATTTESALAEELEGIALPPALGSAAAAAPAAPVIPLPSPFQDLDLLVLTTAGLAGASLIVALGQYSEEVRSDQVEEEELEQGNELQKEGLGEAVLIPAEEPSVGLERLAAGPVGAGATAVSGYSASLNGLSVPQSWFMPPAVRQVTAMFPNSTPLYTAEDGGGYAGMAVAGLAGTSLAGMAARAGSSATPAEAAPKAGGTAAATRPAANTPAIPAAATAAHFPGLPQGLPPGVVANLAATLAAIPGATIIVVPPNPNQQ comes from the coding sequence CTGGAATTCGGCGCGCTACCTCCTGAAATCAACTCGGCCAGAATCTATTCCGGGCCAGGTTCGGCCCCGTTGATGCAGGCGGCGGCGGCGTGGGAACGGCTTGCCGAGGAATTGAACGCGACGGCCGAGTCCTATGCTGCGGTGCTCTCCGGTCTCACCAGTCAGGAATGGCTGGGTCCGTCCTCGCTGACGATGGCGGCAGCGGCCACCCCCTATGTGGCATGGATGCGCGGGACCGCCGCTCAGGCCGAACAAGCCGCCACCCAGGCCCTGGCCGCCGCGAACGCCTACGAGGCCGCCTACGCGGCCACCGTGCCACCGGCAGCAATCGCGGCCAATCGCCATGTCACCCTCTCGCTGGTCCGAACCAACATCTTCGGCCAGAACACGCCGGCCATCGCGACCACCGAAGCGGACTACGGCGAGATGTGGGCCCAGGACATCGTGGCCATGGACGGCTACGCCGGCAGCTCGGAAGCCGCCTCCCAGTTGCCGCCGTTCACGCTGCCACCCGCGACCACCACCGAGAGCGCGTTGGCCGAGGAGTTGGAAGGCATTGCACTGCCGCCGGCACTAGGTTCCGCCGCCGCGGCAGCCCCGGCAGCGCCCGTGATCCCGCTGCCCAGCCCCTTCCAAGATCTCGACCTGCTGGTCCTCACCACCGCGGGCCTCGCGGGTGCCAGCCTGATCGTCGCGTTGGGGCAGTACAGCGAAGAGGTCCGCAGCGACCAGGTCGAGGAGGAGGAGCTCGAACAGGGGAACGAGCTGCAGAAAGAAGGACTCGGAGAAGCGGTGCTGATTCCAGCCGAGGAGCCGTCCGTCGGTCTGGAGCGGCTCGCGGCCGGGCCTGTCGGGGCCGGAGCGACGGCGGTTTCCGGCTATTCCGCCAGCCTGAACGGCCTATCGGTGCCGCAGAGCTGGTTCATGCCGCCGGCGGTGCGGCAGGTCACGGCGATGTTCCCCAACAGCACTCCGCTGTACACAGCCGAGGACGGTGGCGGCTACGCCGGCATGGCGGTGGCCGGACTGGCCGGAACCAGCCTGGCCGGGATGGCGGCGCGGGCCGGGTCGTCGGCGACGCCGGCCGAGGCCGCACCGAAGGCCGGCGGCACCGCCGCCGCTACCAGGCCTGCCGCGAATACTCCCGCCATTCCCGCCGCGGCCACCGCCGCACACTTCCCGGGCCTGCCGCAGGGCCTGCCACCGGGGGTGGTGGCCAACCTGGCGGCGACGCTGGCGGCGATCCCGGGCGCGACCATCATCGTGGTGCCGCCGAACCCGAACCAGCAGTAA
- the purT gene encoding formate-dependent phosphoribosylglycinamide formyltransferase yields the protein MTDGVTEQQEGTTTWAVEEPAEPEADAGPRVLLLGSDESGQELAVALQRLGAEVITADADTLSDAEELTAVVAALQPDFVVTLPGAFDTSAAVTVLEELEAQDTELVPGARAVRLTADREGLRKLAADELGLPTAPFWFVDSLAELEAVAAHAGFPLLVKAVDGSGRSVVRGADEVARAWELAGAGGRVWAETVVDVEFLVTLIVVRTEGPSGPVIEFCAPIGHGSDDTGALESWQPQHLTTAAVDAAKSIAARIVKSLGGRGVFSVELMINGDEVYFAEVTAGPSDSAWVTLRSQRLSIFELQARAVLGVAVDTMMVSPGAARLVDHGPAAPGVAPSGDVLASALAVPESDLRVFGSTTDEQPASVPDKWGVTLATAPEVTAARDRAREVATRLNVRDSRG from the coding sequence GTGACTGACGGCGTGACCGAACAACAAGAGGGCACGACGACGTGGGCCGTCGAGGAACCAGCCGAACCCGAGGCCGACGCCGGGCCTCGGGTGCTGTTGCTCGGTTCCGATGAATCCGGCCAGGAGCTGGCGGTGGCACTGCAGCGACTGGGCGCCGAGGTGATCACCGCGGACGCCGATACGCTGTCCGACGCCGAAGAGCTCACGGCGGTCGTGGCGGCGCTGCAACCGGACTTCGTGGTGACGCTTCCCGGGGCGTTCGACACATCGGCGGCCGTCACGGTCCTCGAGGAGCTCGAAGCCCAGGACACCGAACTGGTGCCCGGGGCGCGCGCCGTGCGGTTGACGGCGGACCGGGAGGGTCTGCGCAAGCTCGCCGCCGACGAGCTGGGCCTGCCCACCGCGCCGTTCTGGTTCGTCGATTCACTGGCCGAACTCGAGGCGGTCGCCGCCCACGCCGGTTTCCCCCTGCTGGTCAAGGCCGTCGACGGGTCCGGCCGGTCGGTGGTCCGGGGGGCGGACGAAGTCGCGCGAGCCTGGGAACTGGCCGGCGCGGGCGGCCGGGTGTGGGCCGAGACCGTGGTCGACGTCGAGTTTTTGGTCACGCTGATCGTGGTCCGCACCGAGGGCCCGTCGGGGCCCGTCATCGAGTTCTGCGCGCCGATCGGTCACGGCAGCGACGACACCGGCGCGCTGGAGTCCTGGCAGCCGCAGCACCTGACCACCGCCGCCGTGGACGCGGCGAAGTCGATCGCCGCACGCATCGTCAAATCGCTGGGCGGACGCGGTGTCTTCAGTGTCGAGTTGATGATCAACGGCGACGAGGTGTACTTCGCTGAAGTGACCGCTGGTCCGAGTGACAGCGCCTGGGTAACGCTGCGTAGCCAGCGGCTTTCGATTTTCGAGCTGCAGGCGCGGGCTGTCCTGGGAGTTGCCGTGGACACCATGATGGTGTCGCCGGGCGCCGCCCGGCTGGTCGATCACGGGCCGGCCGCGCCTGGGGTGGCCCCCAGCGGGGACGTGCTGGCCTCCGCTCTTGCGGTGCCCGAAAGCGATCTGCGGGTGTTCGGTTCGACGACCGACGAGCAGCCTGCCTCGGTGCCGGACAAGTGGGGTGTGACGCTGGCCACCGCGCCGGAGGTCACCGCCGCTCGCGACCGCGCCCGGGAAGTCGCGACCCGGCTGAATGTGCGAGACTCACGCGGGTGA
- a CDS encoding rhodanese-like domain-containing protein: MSYAGDITPLQAWKLLSDNPEAVLVDVRTDAEWRFVGVPDLSSLGRDVVYVEWNKSNGQHNNNFLDELKDKVPAGEGERPVVFLCRSGNRSIGAAEVATEAGFTPSYNVLDGFEGQLDVHGHRGETGWRAVGLPWKQG; the protein is encoded by the coding sequence GTGAGTTACGCAGGAGACATCACGCCACTGCAGGCGTGGAAATTGCTCAGCGACAATCCTGAGGCTGTGCTGGTGGATGTGCGCACCGACGCCGAGTGGCGGTTCGTGGGGGTTCCCGACCTGTCGAGTCTGGGCCGCGACGTGGTCTACGTCGAGTGGAACAAATCCAACGGACAGCACAACAACAACTTCCTTGACGAACTGAAGGACAAGGTCCCCGCCGGTGAGGGCGAGCGCCCCGTGGTGTTCCTGTGTCGCTCCGGCAACCGCTCCATCGGAGCCGCCGAAGTCGCGACCGAGGCCGGCTTCACGCCGTCCTACAACGTGCTGGACGGCTTCGAAGGTCAGCTCGACGTCCACGGGCACCGGGGCGAGACGGGTTGGCGCGCGGTCGGGCTGCCCTGGAAACAGGGCTAG